In one Streptomyces sp. NBC_01288 genomic region, the following are encoded:
- a CDS encoding response regulator, translating to MSLRCLLVDDSARFLEAARALLERGGVEVVGIASTGADALSQAREKAPDVVLVDLDLDGENGFDVARRLVGDVPAVILISTHSREDFQELIAASPAHGFLHKSAVSARAIRDVLGTDGPPAPP from the coding sequence ATGTCGCTGCGCTGTCTCCTCGTCGATGACAGCGCCCGGTTCCTGGAGGCGGCTCGCGCGCTGCTGGAACGTGGCGGCGTGGAAGTCGTCGGCATCGCCTCGACGGGCGCGGACGCCCTCTCCCAGGCCCGGGAAAAGGCCCCCGACGTCGTCCTGGTCGATCTCGACCTCGACGGCGAGAACGGCTTCGACGTCGCGCGCCGGCTGGTGGGCGACGTACCGGCGGTGATCCTCATCTCGACCCACTCCAGGGAGGACTTCCAGGAACTCATCGCCGCCAGTCCCGCACACGGCTTCCTGCACAAGTCGGCCGTGTCCGCGCGGGCGATCAGGGACGTGCTGGGCACCGACGGGCCGCCCGCACCGCCGTGA
- a CDS encoding ABC transporter substrate-binding protein — MNGTSATRAWPDARQVRRVRRIRRTLVPWVVCAALLLAACDGGASDAKSASASPKDTTCDGKIHGTAHITVWFHAGPSGELTTLRDQVKDFNKAQKQVRVELVTLPENRAYTDLVLSAAASGDLPDLLDFDGPNLYSYAWSGKLRPIDSCVPASVRADLLPTIRQQGTYAGRLWGIGTFDSGMGLYVRKSVMKKAGIRIPTGPEDAWTATELTGILRELRTQGYKAPLDLRLVYSQPGQEWNTYGFAPAVWSAGGDLIEPKNFRTADGYVNGPGSVKALTDMQNWAKAGLIDMVKDDKAFVSGRSAISWCGHWTYPEFNKAFPGDVAIVPLPDFGQGTVTGMGSFQWGVPAGNADGDAVWRFLSFLLRPAQVHRMTVANGAIPATESAIKLSPQYAPGGPEHLFIEQLRDGVARPRPQTPAYPAITDAFSRAFAKIIFNRAPVQATLDEAARKIDEDLAAHDGYPPSK, encoded by the coding sequence ATGAACGGAACGAGTGCCACGCGCGCGTGGCCCGACGCTCGTCAGGTTCGCAGGGTCCGTCGGATCCGGAGAACCCTGGTTCCCTGGGTGGTGTGCGCGGCCCTGCTGCTGGCCGCGTGCGACGGCGGCGCGAGCGACGCCAAGAGCGCGAGCGCGTCCCCGAAGGACACCACCTGCGACGGGAAGATCCACGGCACCGCGCACATCACGGTGTGGTTCCACGCGGGTCCGAGCGGCGAACTCACCACGTTGCGGGACCAGGTGAAGGACTTCAACAAGGCGCAGAAGCAGGTGCGCGTCGAGCTGGTCACCCTCCCGGAGAACCGCGCCTACACCGACCTGGTGCTCTCCGCCGCGGCCAGCGGCGACCTGCCCGACCTCCTCGACTTCGACGGGCCCAACCTCTACAGCTACGCCTGGTCGGGCAAGCTCCGGCCGATCGACTCCTGTGTGCCCGCGAGCGTCCGTGCCGACCTGTTGCCGACGATCCGTCAACAGGGCACCTACGCGGGCAGGTTGTGGGGCATCGGCACCTTCGACTCGGGCATGGGCCTGTATGTGCGCAAGTCCGTCATGAAGAAGGCCGGGATACGCATCCCGACCGGCCCCGAGGACGCCTGGACGGCCACCGAACTGACGGGCATCCTGCGCGAGTTGCGCACCCAGGGCTACAAGGCACCCCTCGACCTGCGGCTCGTCTACTCGCAGCCGGGCCAGGAGTGGAACACCTACGGCTTCGCGCCCGCCGTGTGGTCGGCGGGCGGCGACCTGATCGAGCCCAAGAACTTCCGTACTGCCGACGGCTATGTGAACGGCCCCGGTTCGGTCAAGGCGCTCACCGACATGCAGAACTGGGCCAAGGCAGGGCTCATCGACATGGTCAAGGACGACAAGGCGTTCGTCAGCGGCCGCAGCGCGATCTCCTGGTGCGGGCACTGGACCTATCCGGAATTCAACAAGGCCTTCCCCGGGGACGTCGCGATCGTCCCGCTGCCCGACTTCGGCCAGGGGACCGTCACCGGCATGGGCTCCTTCCAGTGGGGCGTCCCGGCGGGCAACGCGGACGGTGACGCCGTCTGGCGCTTCCTGTCCTTCCTGCTCCGGCCCGCCCAGGTGCACCGGATGACCGTGGCCAACGGGGCGATCCCGGCCACCGAGAGCGCCATCAAGCTCTCGCCGCAGTACGCGCCCGGCGGCCCCGAGCACCTCTTCATCGAGCAACTCCGGGACGGAGTCGCCCGCCCCAGGCCGCAGACGCCCGCCTACCCGGCGATCACCGACGCCTTCTCCCGGGCCTTCGCGAAGATCATCTTCAACCGGGCGCCGGTCCAGGCCACCCTCGACGAGGCCGCCAGGAAGATCGACGAGGACCTCGCGGCGCACGACGGCTATCCACCGAGCAAGTAG
- the uvrA gene encoding excinuclease ABC subunit UvrA, producing MADRLIVRGAREHNLKNVSLDLPRDSLIVFTGLSGSGKSSLAFDTIFAEGQRRYVESLSSYARQFLGQMDKPDVDFIEGLSPAVSIDQKSTSRNPRSTVGTITEVYDYLRLLFARIGKPHCPECGRPISRQSPQAVVDKVLALPEGSRFQVLSPLVRERKGEFVDLFADLQTKGYSRARVDGETIQLSEPPVLKKQEKHTIEVVIDRLTVKDSAKRRLTDSVETALGLSGGMIVLDFVDLPEDDPERERMFSEHLYCPYDDLSFEELEPRSFSFNSPFGACPECSGIGTRMEVDAELIVPDEDKSLDEGAIHPWSHGHTKDYFSRLIGALADALGFRTDIPFAGLPQRAKKALLYGHKTQIEVRYRNRYGRERVYTTPFEGAVPFVKRRHGEAESDASRERFEGYMREVPCPTCHGTRLKPVVLAVTIMDKSIAEISGMSISDCAEFLGGMKLDARDKKIAERVLKECNERLRFLVDVGLDYLSLNRAAGTLSGGEAQRIRLATQIGSGLVGVLYVLDEPSIGLHQRDNHRLIETLVRLRDMGNTLIVVEHDEDTIKVADWIVDIGPGAGEHGGNVVHSGSLKELLANEESMTGQYLSGKKAIPLPDVRRPLDPSRRLTVHGARENNLQDIDVSFPLGVFTAVTGVSGSGKSTLVNDILYTHLARELNGARSVPGRHTRVDGDDLVDKVVHVDQSPIGRTPRSNPATYTGVFDHVRKLFAETTEAKVRGYLPGRFSFNVKGGRCENCAGDGTIKIEMNFLPDVYVPCEVCHGARYNRETLDVHYKGKSIADVLNMPIEEATEFFEAVPGIARHLNTLKDVGLGYVRLGQSATTLSGGEAQRVKLASELQRRSTGRTVYVLDEPTTGLHFEDISKLLTVLGGLVDKGNTVIVIEHNLDVIKVADWVVDMGPEGGAGGGLVIAEGTPEQVAAVGASHTGKFLREILDADRISDGAPVKAPRKTAAKKTAAVAAKKSVPAKKATPAKKTTRARKA from the coding sequence AGCGGCGCTACGTGGAATCGCTCTCCTCGTACGCCCGCCAGTTCCTCGGCCAGATGGACAAGCCGGACGTCGACTTCATCGAAGGTCTCTCCCCGGCCGTCTCCATCGACCAGAAGTCGACCTCGCGCAACCCGCGCTCGACGGTCGGCACCATCACCGAGGTCTACGACTACCTGCGCCTGCTCTTCGCGCGCATCGGCAAGCCGCACTGCCCCGAGTGCGGCCGGCCCATCTCGCGCCAGTCGCCGCAGGCCGTCGTCGACAAGGTCCTGGCGCTGCCCGAGGGAAGCCGCTTCCAGGTCCTGTCGCCGCTGGTGCGCGAGCGCAAGGGCGAGTTCGTCGACCTGTTCGCCGACCTCCAGACCAAGGGCTACAGCCGCGCGCGCGTGGACGGCGAGACCATCCAGCTCTCCGAGCCGCCCGTCCTGAAGAAGCAGGAGAAGCACACCATCGAGGTGGTCATCGACCGCCTCACGGTGAAGGACTCCGCCAAGCGTCGCCTCACCGACTCCGTGGAGACCGCCCTCGGGCTGTCCGGCGGCATGATCGTGCTCGACTTCGTCGACCTCCCCGAGGACGACCCCGAGCGCGAGCGCATGTTCTCGGAGCACCTGTACTGCCCGTACGACGACCTGTCCTTCGAGGAGCTGGAGCCCCGCTCCTTCTCCTTCAACTCGCCCTTCGGCGCCTGCCCCGAGTGCTCCGGCATCGGCACGCGCATGGAGGTCGACGCCGAGCTGATCGTCCCGGACGAGGACAAGTCCCTGGACGAGGGCGCCATCCACCCGTGGTCGCACGGCCACACCAAGGACTACTTCAGCCGCCTCATCGGCGCCCTCGCGGACGCGCTGGGCTTCCGCACCGACATTCCCTTCGCGGGCCTCCCGCAGCGCGCCAAGAAGGCCCTGCTCTACGGCCACAAGACGCAGATCGAGGTCCGGTACCGGAACAGGTACGGACGCGAGCGCGTCTACACGACGCCCTTCGAAGGCGCCGTCCCCTTCGTGAAGCGGCGGCACGGCGAGGCCGAGAGCGACGCCAGCAGGGAGCGCTTCGAGGGCTACATGCGCGAGGTGCCCTGCCCCACCTGCCACGGCACGCGCCTGAAGCCCGTCGTCCTCGCGGTCACGATCATGGACAAGTCGATCGCCGAGATCTCCGGCATGTCCATCAGCGACTGCGCGGAGTTCCTGGGCGGCATGAAGCTCGACGCCCGCGACAAGAAGATCGCCGAGCGCGTGCTGAAGGAGTGCAACGAGAGGCTGCGCTTCCTGGTCGACGTCGGCCTCGACTACCTCTCGCTGAACCGCGCGGCCGGCACCCTCTCCGGCGGCGAGGCCCAGCGCATCCGCCTGGCCACCCAGATCGGCTCCGGACTCGTCGGCGTCCTGTACGTCCTCGACGAGCCGTCCATCGGCCTGCACCAGCGCGACAACCACCGGCTGATCGAGACCCTGGTCCGGCTGCGCGACATGGGCAACACGCTCATCGTCGTCGAGCACGACGAGGACACCATCAAGGTCGCCGACTGGATCGTCGACATCGGCCCCGGCGCGGGCGAGCACGGCGGCAACGTCGTGCACAGCGGCTCCCTGAAGGAGCTGCTCGCCAACGAGGAGTCGATGACCGGGCAGTACCTGTCCGGCAAGAAGGCCATCCCGCTGCCCGACGTCCGGCGCCCGCTCGACCCCTCCCGCCGGCTCACGGTGCACGGCGCCCGGGAGAACAACCTCCAGGACATCGACGTCTCGTTCCCCCTGGGCGTGTTCACCGCGGTCACCGGCGTCTCCGGCTCCGGCAAGTCGACCCTGGTCAACGACATCCTCTACACACACCTGGCCCGGGAGTTGAACGGCGCGAGGAGCGTGCCGGGGCGGCACACGCGCGTGGACGGCGACGACCTCGTCGACAAGGTCGTGCACGTCGACCAGTCGCCCATCGGCCGCACCCCCCGGTCCAACCCGGCGACGTACACCGGAGTCTTCGACCACGTCCGCAAGCTGTTCGCGGAGACGACCGAGGCGAAGGTGCGGGGCTATCTGCCCGGCCGCTTCTCCTTCAACGTCAAGGGCGGCCGCTGCGAGAACTGCGCGGGCGACGGCACCATCAAGATCGAGATGAACTTCCTGCCGGACGTCTACGTCCCCTGCGAGGTGTGCCACGGCGCCCGCTACAACCGGGAGACGCTGGACGTCCACTACAAGGGCAAGTCCATCGCCGACGTCCTGAACATGCCGATCGAGGAGGCCACGGAGTTCTTCGAGGCGGTCCCCGGGATCGCCCGCCACCTCAACACCCTCAAGGACGTCGGCCTCGGCTACGTCCGGCTCGGCCAGTCCGCGACCACCCTGTCCGGCGGTGAGGCCCAGCGCGTCAAGCTCGCCAGCGAGCTCCAGCGCCGCTCCACCGGCCGTACGGTCTACGTCCTGGACGAGCCGACCACCGGCCTGCACTTCGAGGACATCAGCAAGCTCCTCACGGTGCTCGGCGGACTGGTCGACAAGGGCAACACGGTCATCGTCATCGAGCACAACCTCGACGTGATCAAGGTCGCCGACTGGGTCGTCGACATGGGCCCCGAAGGCGGCGCGGGAGGCGGTCTCGTCATCGCCGAGGGCACCCCGGAGCAGGTCGCCGCCGTAGGAGCCAGCCACACCGGCAAGTTCCTGCGCGAGATCCTCGACGCCGACCGGATCAGCGACGGCGCCCCGGTGAAGGCCCCGCGCAAGACGGCCGCCAAGAAGACCGCGGCGGTCGCGGCGAAGAAGTCCGTGCCCGCCAAGAAGGCCACGCCCGCGAAGAAGACCACGCGGGCCCGCAAGGCCTGA
- a CDS encoding Rieske (2Fe-2S) protein, whose translation MPGRPAPSRRTVLRGAALTPVAGLGLAACSGGGSGAAATPTAPVELGAESEVAKGSAKLYRDQNVVVSRAANGTLKAYSTICTHAQCPINKLDGTTLVCPCHGSQFDAMTGRVVQAPATEPLQELKVTAENGKIVAGPAA comes from the coding sequence ATGCCCGGCCGCCCCGCCCCGAGCCGTCGTACCGTCCTGCGCGGAGCGGCCCTCACGCCTGTCGCCGGGCTCGGACTCGCCGCCTGCTCGGGCGGTGGCTCAGGGGCCGCGGCGACCCCGACCGCGCCCGTGGAGCTGGGCGCGGAGAGCGAGGTCGCCAAGGGGAGCGCCAAGCTGTACCGCGATCAGAACGTGGTCGTCAGCCGGGCGGCGAACGGCACCCTCAAGGCGTACAGCACGATCTGCACGCACGCGCAGTGCCCCATCAACAAGTTGGACGGCACGACCCTCGTCTGCCCGTGTCATGGCAGCCAGTTCGACGCGATGACCGGCAGGGTGGTGCAGGCGCCGGCCACCGAGCCCTTGCAGGAGCTGAAGGTGACGGCCGAGAACGGGAAGATCGTCGCGGGGCCGGCCGCCTGA
- a CDS encoding carbohydrate kinase family protein yields the protein MIVVAGEALIDLVPQGTGALAALKPALGGGPYNTAVALGRLGSPTAFCSRVSDDAFGEALLAGLRQADVDVLDVQRGHEPTTLAVATLDAHGSATYSFYVDGTADRLFEVPAALPAETEAVSFGTCSLVLEPGASAYEELMRTAFAQGVFTLLDPNIRAGLIPDADAYRARFKSWLPYVSLLKLSEEDALWLGGTPREWLDAGPSAVVITHGGDGLAAYTQDGTVYPIPGEKVDVVDTIGAGDTVNAALLHGLSTRNALSAEGMAVLGRDGWTQLLRLAARAAAITCSRAGAEPPYASELGDL from the coding sequence GTGATCGTCGTAGCCGGTGAGGCCCTGATCGACCTGGTGCCGCAGGGCACGGGAGCCCTCGCCGCCCTGAAGCCGGCGCTCGGCGGCGGCCCGTACAACACCGCCGTCGCCCTCGGCCGCCTCGGCTCCCCCACCGCCTTCTGCTCCCGCGTCTCCGACGACGCGTTCGGCGAGGCCCTCCTCGCCGGGCTGCGGCAGGCCGACGTGGACGTCCTGGACGTACAGCGCGGCCACGAGCCGACCACCCTCGCGGTCGCCACGCTCGACGCGCACGGCTCGGCCACGTACTCCTTCTACGTCGACGGCACCGCCGACCGGCTCTTCGAGGTGCCCGCGGCGCTGCCCGCCGAGACCGAGGCGGTGTCCTTCGGCACCTGTTCGCTCGTCCTGGAACCGGGCGCGAGTGCCTACGAGGAGCTGATGCGGACCGCGTTCGCGCAGGGCGTGTTCACTCTGCTCGACCCGAACATCCGGGCGGGTCTGATCCCCGACGCGGACGCCTACCGGGCGCGCTTCAAGAGCTGGCTGCCGTACGTGTCGCTCCTCAAGCTCTCCGAGGAGGACGCGCTGTGGCTGGGCGGCACCCCGCGCGAGTGGCTGGACGCCGGCCCCTCGGCGGTCGTGATCACCCATGGTGGCGACGGCCTCGCCGCGTACACCCAGGACGGCACGGTGTACCCGATTCCGGGCGAGAAGGTCGACGTCGTGGACACGATCGGCGCCGGCGACACCGTCAACGCGGCCCTGCTGCACGGCCTGTCCACGCGCAACGCGCTGTCCGCGGAGGGGATGGCCGTCCTGGGCCGCGACGGCTGGACCCAGTTGCTGCGGCTCGCGGCGCGGGCGGCGGCGATCACGTGCTCACGGGCGGGCGCGGAACCGCCGTACGCCTCCGAACTGGGCGATCTGTAG
- a CDS encoding LacI family DNA-binding transcriptional regulator: MATMADVARSAGVSVATVSHVLNDTRPVLPGTRQAVLTAIEELGYTPNTLARSLVTSRTRSIGLAVSAISNPYFTEILQGVEAGALEQGYSLLIADPHDDPEHERTVVQLLHERRVDGMIVAPSAAPDALVAYLGRHSVPTVFLDRVVEAPSADAPPVDQVCAENVEPTAHLVTHLAGLGHRRIGLVAGLPGLSTTRERITGYRHGLAAAGLPYDERLLTHGDSESAAAARATEKLLSLTAPPTALVTANNAMTIGALRALRARGLSVPGDLALCCFDDFTWADLFEPRLTAIAQPSKEIGAQAVRLLLDRLAAPDRPAQVLRLPCAFVHRTSCGCPNQPAPSEQSQKGNIS; the protein is encoded by the coding sequence ATGGCCACCATGGCCGACGTCGCGCGGAGCGCCGGTGTGTCCGTCGCGACCGTCTCGCACGTCCTGAACGACACCCGTCCGGTGCTGCCCGGCACCCGGCAGGCCGTACTGACCGCGATCGAGGAACTGGGCTACACCCCCAACACCCTCGCCCGTTCCCTGGTCACGTCCCGCACCCGCTCCATCGGCCTCGCGGTGTCGGCGATCAGCAACCCGTACTTCACGGAGATCCTCCAGGGCGTCGAGGCCGGAGCCCTGGAACAGGGCTACAGCCTGCTCATCGCCGACCCGCACGACGACCCGGAGCACGAGCGCACGGTCGTCCAACTCCTGCACGAGCGCCGGGTGGACGGCATGATCGTCGCGCCGTCGGCGGCCCCGGACGCCCTGGTCGCCTACCTCGGCCGGCACTCCGTACCGACGGTGTTCCTGGACCGGGTGGTCGAGGCGCCCTCGGCCGACGCGCCGCCCGTCGACCAGGTGTGCGCCGAGAACGTCGAACCGACGGCCCACCTCGTCACCCACCTCGCCGGACTCGGCCACCGCCGTATCGGTCTCGTCGCGGGCCTGCCCGGGCTGAGCACCACCCGTGAGCGGATCACCGGATACCGCCACGGCCTCGCCGCCGCCGGACTCCCTTACGACGAGCGGCTGTTGACGCACGGCGACTCCGAGTCGGCCGCCGCCGCGCGGGCCACCGAGAAGCTGCTGTCCCTCACCGCCCCGCCCACGGCCCTGGTCACCGCCAACAACGCGATGACCATCGGCGCCCTGCGCGCCCTGCGCGCACGCGGTCTGTCCGTCCCCGGCGACCTCGCACTGTGCTGCTTCGACGACTTCACCTGGGCCGACCTGTTCGAGCCCCGGCTCACCGCGATCGCCCAGCCCAGCAAGGAGATCGGCGCCCAGGCCGTACGGCTGCTGCTGGACCGGCTCGCCGCGCCGGACCGACCGGCCCAAGTCCTGCGGCTCCCCTGCGCCTTCGTCCACCGCACGTCCTGCGGCTGTCCCAACCAGCCCGCCCCGTCCGAACAGTCCCAGAAGGGAAACATCTCGTGA